A portion of the Channa argus isolate prfri chromosome 19, Channa argus male v1.0, whole genome shotgun sequence genome contains these proteins:
- the LOC137104478 gene encoding WD repeat-containing protein 37-like isoform X2, with the protein MPVEGGSSSGSASAARHPKQKRKAHSLSIRRTNSTEDRPPGVQRGDMLEGQDSKLPLSLRNNLLDLFGQIEREFENLYIENLELRREIDSLNERLTGDGQTIEGGDPTKGALKTKASHSTSQLSQKLKTTYKASTSKRLYSIGGPCNFGVATWELWGGDSWIVSSFKATTGSRALCQLLKEYVGHRDGIWDLSVTRTQPVVLGTASADHSAMLWSIETGKCLLRYTGHAGSVNSIKFHPTEQMVLTASGDQTAHIWRYMVQLPAPQPPPDVSAPCDDDQDSSDKEEGEVDGEGPCEVPTVRVATATLKSHQGVVIAADWLVGGRQVVTASWDRAANLYEVETSELVHTLTGHDQELTHCCTHPTQRLVVTSSRDTTFRLWDFRDPAIHSVNVFQGHTDTVTSAVFTVGDNVVSGSDDRTVKVWDLKNMRSPIATIRTDSAVNRVTGVWCAAQHGMKRTNRATCSPAASTDRPLAGTSTSPHCCRKSDATDTQRSRTTDQNPSM; encoded by the exons GACTCCAAGCTGCCCCTCTCCTTACGAAACAACCTACTTGACCTTTTCGGGCAGATTGAGCGTGAATTTGAAAATCTCTACATTGAAAACCTTGAAT TACGGCGGGAAATTGACTCCCTGAATGAGCGTTTGACTGGAGATGGACAGACTATTGAAGGAGGAGATCCCACCAAGGGAGCCTTGAAAACAAAAG CCAGTCACAGCACCAGCCAACTGTCGCAGAAGCTGAAGACAACCTACAAAGCTTCCACCAGCAAG CGTTTGTACAGTATAGGTGGACCTTGCAACTTCGGTGTGGCCACATGGGAGTTGTGGGGTGGAGATTCATGG ATTGTGTCCAGTTTCAAAGCCACAACAGGATCACGGGCTTTGTGCCAGCTGCTCAAGGAGTATGTGGGGCACAGGGATGGGATCTGGGACCTCAGCGTCACCCGAACTCAACCAGTGGTCCTGGGAACGGCCTCTGCAG ACCACTCTGCCATGCTGTGGAGCATAGAGACGGGGAAATGTCTCCTGAGGTATACAGGCCATGCAGGATCAG TCAACTCCATCAAATTCCACCCAACAGAGCAGATGGTCCTCACAG CCTCCGGGGACCAGACGGCTCACATCTGGCGCTACATGGTGCAGCTTCCTGCCCCACAGCCACCACCAGATGTCAGT GCTCCATGTGACGACGACCAGGACTCCTCAGACAAAGAGGAAGGGGAGGTGGACGGCGAGGGCCCTTGTGAGGTCCCCACCGTGCGTGTTGCTACTGCTACTCTGAAGAGTCACCAAGGTGTAGTGATTGCAGCTGATTGGTTGGTTGGAGGACGACAAGTAGTGACAGCTTCCTGGGATCGTGCTGCCAACCTCTATGAAGTAGAAACGTCTGAGTTGGTTCACACACTTACTG gccaTGATCAGGAGTTAACCCACTGCTGCACCCACCCCACACAGCGGCTTGTGGTCACCTCATCCAGAGACACCACATTCAGACTGTGGGACTTCAGAGACCCAGCCATCCACTCGGTCAACGTCTTCCAGGGACACACTGA CACGGTGACATCTGCGGTGTTCACAGTAGGTGACAACGTGGTTTCAGGAAGTGATGACCGCACTGTCAAAGTGTGGGATTTGAAGAACATGAGGTCGCCTATAGCAACGATCCGCACTGACTCAGCTGTCAACAG gGTCACAGGCGTATGGTGTGCTGCTCAGCATGGAATGAAGAGAACCAATCGTGCAACCTGTTCACCTGCGGCTTCGACCGACAGGCCATTGGCTGGAACATCAACATCCCCGCACTGCTGCAGGAAAAGTGATGCCACTGACACACAGAGAAGTAGGACGACTGATCAGAATCCAtccatgtaa
- the LOC137104478 gene encoding WD repeat-containing protein 37-like isoform X3, with protein sequence MPVEGGSSSGSASAARHPKQKRKAHSLSIRRTNSTEDRPPGVQRGDMLEGQDSKLPLSLRNNLLDLFGQIEREFENLYIENLELRREIDSLNERLTGDGQTIEGGDPTKGALKTKASHSTSQLSQKLKTTYKASTSKIVSSFKATTGSRALCQLLKEYVGHRDGIWDLSVTRTQPVVLGTASADHSAMLWSIETGKCLLRYTGHAGSVNSIKFHPTEQMVLTASGDQTAHIWRYMVQLPAPQPPPDVSAPCDDDQDSSDKEEGEVDGEGPCEVPTVRVATATLKSHQGVVIAADWLVGGRQVVTASWDRAANLYEVETSELVHTLTGHDQELTHCCTHPTQRLVVTSSRDTTFRLWDFRDPAIHSVNVFQGHTDTVTSAVFTVGDNVVSGSDDRTVKVWDLKNMRSPIATIRTDSAVNRLSVSANQKIIALPHDNRQVRLFDMSGVRLARLPRSNRMGHRRMVCCSAWNEENQSCNLFTCGFDRQAIGWNINIPALLQEK encoded by the exons GACTCCAAGCTGCCCCTCTCCTTACGAAACAACCTACTTGACCTTTTCGGGCAGATTGAGCGTGAATTTGAAAATCTCTACATTGAAAACCTTGAAT TACGGCGGGAAATTGACTCCCTGAATGAGCGTTTGACTGGAGATGGACAGACTATTGAAGGAGGAGATCCCACCAAGGGAGCCTTGAAAACAAAAG CCAGTCACAGCACCAGCCAACTGTCGCAGAAGCTGAAGACAACCTACAAAGCTTCCACCAGCAAG ATTGTGTCCAGTTTCAAAGCCACAACAGGATCACGGGCTTTGTGCCAGCTGCTCAAGGAGTATGTGGGGCACAGGGATGGGATCTGGGACCTCAGCGTCACCCGAACTCAACCAGTGGTCCTGGGAACGGCCTCTGCAG ACCACTCTGCCATGCTGTGGAGCATAGAGACGGGGAAATGTCTCCTGAGGTATACAGGCCATGCAGGATCAG TCAACTCCATCAAATTCCACCCAACAGAGCAGATGGTCCTCACAG CCTCCGGGGACCAGACGGCTCACATCTGGCGCTACATGGTGCAGCTTCCTGCCCCACAGCCACCACCAGATGTCAGT GCTCCATGTGACGACGACCAGGACTCCTCAGACAAAGAGGAAGGGGAGGTGGACGGCGAGGGCCCTTGTGAGGTCCCCACCGTGCGTGTTGCTACTGCTACTCTGAAGAGTCACCAAGGTGTAGTGATTGCAGCTGATTGGTTGGTTGGAGGACGACAAGTAGTGACAGCTTCCTGGGATCGTGCTGCCAACCTCTATGAAGTAGAAACGTCTGAGTTGGTTCACACACTTACTG gccaTGATCAGGAGTTAACCCACTGCTGCACCCACCCCACACAGCGGCTTGTGGTCACCTCATCCAGAGACACCACATTCAGACTGTGGGACTTCAGAGACCCAGCCATCCACTCGGTCAACGTCTTCCAGGGACACACTGA CACGGTGACATCTGCGGTGTTCACAGTAGGTGACAACGTGGTTTCAGGAAGTGATGACCGCACTGTCAAAGTGTGGGATTTGAAGAACATGAGGTCGCCTATAGCAACGATCCGCACTGACTCAGCTGTCAACAG GTTAAGTGTTTCTGCTAACCAGAAGATCATCGCCCTGCCACACGATAATCGACAAGTGCGACTCTTTGACATGAGCGGAGTGAGGCTGGCCAGACTTCCACGCAGCAACAGAATG gGTCACAGGCGTATGGTGTGCTGCTCAGCATGGAATGAAGAGAACCAATCGTGCAACCTGTTCACCTGCGGCTTCGACCGACAGGCCATTGGCTGGAACATCAACATCCCCGCACTGCTGCAGGAAAAGTGA
- the LOC137104478 gene encoding WD repeat-containing protein 37-like isoform X1 — protein MPVEGGSSSGSASAARHPKQKRKAHSLSIRRTNSTEDRPPGVQRGDMLEGQDSKLPLSLRNNLLDLFGQIEREFENLYIENLELRREIDSLNERLTGDGQTIEGGDPTKGALKTKASHSTSQLSQKLKTTYKASTSKRLYSIGGPCNFGVATWELWGGDSWIVSSFKATTGSRALCQLLKEYVGHRDGIWDLSVTRTQPVVLGTASADHSAMLWSIETGKCLLRYTGHAGSVNSIKFHPTEQMVLTASGDQTAHIWRYMVQLPAPQPPPDVSAPCDDDQDSSDKEEGEVDGEGPCEVPTVRVATATLKSHQGVVIAADWLVGGRQVVTASWDRAANLYEVETSELVHTLTGHDQELTHCCTHPTQRLVVTSSRDTTFRLWDFRDPAIHSVNVFQGHTDTVTSAVFTVGDNVVSGSDDRTVKVWDLKNMRSPIATIRTDSAVNRLSVSANQKIIALPHDNRQVRLFDMSGVRLARLPRSNRMGHRRMVCCSAWNEENQSCNLFTCGFDRQAIGWNINIPALLQEK, from the exons GACTCCAAGCTGCCCCTCTCCTTACGAAACAACCTACTTGACCTTTTCGGGCAGATTGAGCGTGAATTTGAAAATCTCTACATTGAAAACCTTGAAT TACGGCGGGAAATTGACTCCCTGAATGAGCGTTTGACTGGAGATGGACAGACTATTGAAGGAGGAGATCCCACCAAGGGAGCCTTGAAAACAAAAG CCAGTCACAGCACCAGCCAACTGTCGCAGAAGCTGAAGACAACCTACAAAGCTTCCACCAGCAAG CGTTTGTACAGTATAGGTGGACCTTGCAACTTCGGTGTGGCCACATGGGAGTTGTGGGGTGGAGATTCATGG ATTGTGTCCAGTTTCAAAGCCACAACAGGATCACGGGCTTTGTGCCAGCTGCTCAAGGAGTATGTGGGGCACAGGGATGGGATCTGGGACCTCAGCGTCACCCGAACTCAACCAGTGGTCCTGGGAACGGCCTCTGCAG ACCACTCTGCCATGCTGTGGAGCATAGAGACGGGGAAATGTCTCCTGAGGTATACAGGCCATGCAGGATCAG TCAACTCCATCAAATTCCACCCAACAGAGCAGATGGTCCTCACAG CCTCCGGGGACCAGACGGCTCACATCTGGCGCTACATGGTGCAGCTTCCTGCCCCACAGCCACCACCAGATGTCAGT GCTCCATGTGACGACGACCAGGACTCCTCAGACAAAGAGGAAGGGGAGGTGGACGGCGAGGGCCCTTGTGAGGTCCCCACCGTGCGTGTTGCTACTGCTACTCTGAAGAGTCACCAAGGTGTAGTGATTGCAGCTGATTGGTTGGTTGGAGGACGACAAGTAGTGACAGCTTCCTGGGATCGTGCTGCCAACCTCTATGAAGTAGAAACGTCTGAGTTGGTTCACACACTTACTG gccaTGATCAGGAGTTAACCCACTGCTGCACCCACCCCACACAGCGGCTTGTGGTCACCTCATCCAGAGACACCACATTCAGACTGTGGGACTTCAGAGACCCAGCCATCCACTCGGTCAACGTCTTCCAGGGACACACTGA CACGGTGACATCTGCGGTGTTCACAGTAGGTGACAACGTGGTTTCAGGAAGTGATGACCGCACTGTCAAAGTGTGGGATTTGAAGAACATGAGGTCGCCTATAGCAACGATCCGCACTGACTCAGCTGTCAACAG GTTAAGTGTTTCTGCTAACCAGAAGATCATCGCCCTGCCACACGATAATCGACAAGTGCGACTCTTTGACATGAGCGGAGTGAGGCTGGCCAGACTTCCACGCAGCAACAGAATG gGTCACAGGCGTATGGTGTGCTGCTCAGCATGGAATGAAGAGAACCAATCGTGCAACCTGTTCACCTGCGGCTTCGACCGACAGGCCATTGGCTGGAACATCAACATCCCCGCACTGCTGCAGGAAAAGTGA
- the LOC137104478 gene encoding WD repeat-containing protein 37-like isoform X4, with protein sequence MEDSKLPLSLRNNLLDLFGQIEREFENLYIENLELRREIDSLNERLTGDGQTIEGGDPTKGALKTKASHSTSQLSQKLKTTYKASTSKRLYSIGGPCNFGVATWELWGGDSWIVSSFKATTGSRALCQLLKEYVGHRDGIWDLSVTRTQPVVLGTASADHSAMLWSIETGKCLLRYTGHAGSVNSIKFHPTEQMVLTASGDQTAHIWRYMVQLPAPQPPPDVSAPCDDDQDSSDKEEGEVDGEGPCEVPTVRVATATLKSHQGVVIAADWLVGGRQVVTASWDRAANLYEVETSELVHTLTGHDQELTHCCTHPTQRLVVTSSRDTTFRLWDFRDPAIHSVNVFQGHTDTVTSAVFTVGDNVVSGSDDRTVKVWDLKNMRSPIATIRTDSAVNRLSVSANQKIIALPHDNRQVRLFDMSGVRLARLPRSNRMGHRRMVCCSAWNEENQSCNLFTCGFDRQAIGWNINIPALLQEK encoded by the exons ATGGAG GACTCCAAGCTGCCCCTCTCCTTACGAAACAACCTACTTGACCTTTTCGGGCAGATTGAGCGTGAATTTGAAAATCTCTACATTGAAAACCTTGAAT TACGGCGGGAAATTGACTCCCTGAATGAGCGTTTGACTGGAGATGGACAGACTATTGAAGGAGGAGATCCCACCAAGGGAGCCTTGAAAACAAAAG CCAGTCACAGCACCAGCCAACTGTCGCAGAAGCTGAAGACAACCTACAAAGCTTCCACCAGCAAG CGTTTGTACAGTATAGGTGGACCTTGCAACTTCGGTGTGGCCACATGGGAGTTGTGGGGTGGAGATTCATGG ATTGTGTCCAGTTTCAAAGCCACAACAGGATCACGGGCTTTGTGCCAGCTGCTCAAGGAGTATGTGGGGCACAGGGATGGGATCTGGGACCTCAGCGTCACCCGAACTCAACCAGTGGTCCTGGGAACGGCCTCTGCAG ACCACTCTGCCATGCTGTGGAGCATAGAGACGGGGAAATGTCTCCTGAGGTATACAGGCCATGCAGGATCAG TCAACTCCATCAAATTCCACCCAACAGAGCAGATGGTCCTCACAG CCTCCGGGGACCAGACGGCTCACATCTGGCGCTACATGGTGCAGCTTCCTGCCCCACAGCCACCACCAGATGTCAGT GCTCCATGTGACGACGACCAGGACTCCTCAGACAAAGAGGAAGGGGAGGTGGACGGCGAGGGCCCTTGTGAGGTCCCCACCGTGCGTGTTGCTACTGCTACTCTGAAGAGTCACCAAGGTGTAGTGATTGCAGCTGATTGGTTGGTTGGAGGACGACAAGTAGTGACAGCTTCCTGGGATCGTGCTGCCAACCTCTATGAAGTAGAAACGTCTGAGTTGGTTCACACACTTACTG gccaTGATCAGGAGTTAACCCACTGCTGCACCCACCCCACACAGCGGCTTGTGGTCACCTCATCCAGAGACACCACATTCAGACTGTGGGACTTCAGAGACCCAGCCATCCACTCGGTCAACGTCTTCCAGGGACACACTGA CACGGTGACATCTGCGGTGTTCACAGTAGGTGACAACGTGGTTTCAGGAAGTGATGACCGCACTGTCAAAGTGTGGGATTTGAAGAACATGAGGTCGCCTATAGCAACGATCCGCACTGACTCAGCTGTCAACAG GTTAAGTGTTTCTGCTAACCAGAAGATCATCGCCCTGCCACACGATAATCGACAAGTGCGACTCTTTGACATGAGCGGAGTGAGGCTGGCCAGACTTCCACGCAGCAACAGAATG gGTCACAGGCGTATGGTGTGCTGCTCAGCATGGAATGAAGAGAACCAATCGTGCAACCTGTTCACCTGCGGCTTCGACCGACAGGCCATTGGCTGGAACATCAACATCCCCGCACTGCTGCAGGAAAAGTGA